One Diabrotica virgifera virgifera chromosome 3, PGI_DIABVI_V3a genomic window carries:
- the LOC126881067 gene encoding uncharacterized protein LOC126881067, with the protein MCTFQPEHLLVRELDYELRIREIEVEEAAKCDRKRSLLRGALKQEQGNRSFRQISAAAIPFLEQQQGINETIEDLTQKISTFRGTVHDSMYSRYISRLAHISGRVHLLCCSDEEQQLYKRSMSIKILSLEGELDSRVNPIATSTPVSSVQAANSLLHPKPVQVHKWGVSFSGEGHYDQVISFLDRVECLRISRGVSEEDLFAASAELFTGHAFTWFMNNRGSFTTWTGLAQKLKSDFLPYSFQTDLLDEIKNRKQKPGESVTMFINTMLGMCSRLDTPLTDNAKIKIILKCLLPFYHAQLALVDISTIEDLTDKCKRLEETLSWSFHPPTTSNPGAGFTSHSSRNRSWQSRPHTPNVSVTTSSFSCWNCREANHAFRDCTRPQTRIFCHGVVYNI; encoded by the coding sequence ATGTGTACCTTTCAGCCAGAACATTTGTTAGTTAGGGAGTTGGACTATGAGCTGAGGATAAGGGAAATAGAGGTTGAAGAAGCCGCTAAATGTGATAGAAAACGCAGTCTATTGCGTGGTGCTCTTAAACAGGAGCAAGGAAACAGGAGTTTCCGTCAAATTTCAGCTGCAGCTATTCCTTTCCTGGAACAACAACAGGGAATAAATGAGACCATCGAGGATCTTACTCAAAAGATATCCACTTTTAGAGGGACTGTCCATGATAGCATGTATTCTAGGTACATTTCACGTCTTGCTCATATCTCTGGTCGTGTCCACTTACTATGTTGCTCAGATGAGGAGCAACAACTTTACAAACGCTCTATGTCCATTAAGATTCTCAGTCTAGAAGGTGAACTCGATTCTCGAGTAAATCCTATAGCCACGTCCACCCCTGTTTCTTCGGTTCAAGCCGCTAATTCCTTATTACATCCCAAGCCTGTTCAGGTACATAAATGGGGAGTTTCGTTTTCTGGTGAAGGTCACTATGACCAAGTTATTTCATTTTTGGATAGGGTGGAATGTCTTCGGATTTCAAGAGGTGTGAGTGAGGAGGATCTTTTTGCAGCTTCTGCTGAATTATTTACAGGCCATGCTTTTACGTGGTTTATGAACAACCGTGGTAGCTTTACCACTTGGACTGGTTTGGCTCAGAAACTAAAATCCGATTTTCTGCCTTATTCTTTCCAAACTGATCTCTTAGACGAAATCAAGAACCGCAAGCAGAAACCGGGAGAATCAGTGACTATGTTTATTAACACTATGttgggtatgtgtagtcgtttagataCTCCTTTAACAGATAATGCAAAAATTAAGATAATTCTAAAATGTTTGCTACCTTTTTACCATGCCCAATTGGCACTTGTTGATATATCCACTATCGAAGACCTGACAGATAAGTGTAAACGGTTAGAAGAAACTCTATCCTGGTCTTTTCATCCTCCTACAACATCTAATCCTGGTGCTGGATTTACCTCTCACTCCTCGAGAAATCGTTCTTGGCAATCTAGACCCCATACACCGAATGTGTctgtgactacttcttctttttcttgctGGAATTGTCGGGAAGCTAATCACGCATTTCGTGATTGTACCAGACCCCAAACGCGGATTTTTTGCCACGGTGTTGTATACAATATCTAg